CTTAGTGTTTTCCCGGTCTCAGCTGGCTTATATACTTTGTACTCTACCCTTCGACTACGATGTACTATATGTCGTTTTCCCTTATGACGTTGCTGTACAACTGATTCAAACCGTTTCCAGTTTCTCTTCGGCGTAGCCAATCTCAGTCGCTTATTGTTCTTCCTTATCGAATCCTCGCGAGTGTTAGGCATTGAggctcttcaaattttttggtAATGTACTTTAAATCCCTATTGTGCTAAAATATTACAATATCTTTCTGCCCTACATCATCGAAATATCTTATGCGCGAAATGTATATTTTGTAGTCAAAATACTCAATAGATAGATCGAAATTAAAAGAGAGGGAAGATAACGCTATTGGAAATGGCTTCCAAAAATGAGTTTGCTGCAAACTCGGTATTGGTTAGCTATTTTGATCCATTTGATGTCTTTGATGCTCTAAATGAACAATTTGTGGAAGCTTTTCCACTCCAAAATATACATTGGAAGGCGCCTAATGGTGGTTTGAGAACGATAGAGATGGTACCCGTCTCTCTTTTAACAGAATCAAAGGCACTTGAATCAGATACTGCAGCTTCTAGGCTCTTTTTAAGGTTTGCAGCAGTTAATTGCATTTCCGCGGACGATTATAGAGCCAAGGTTCGTCCATTGATAAGGCAGTGGCTTCCTGTTAATGAAAATGGACTCTGGAAAGAGGATTTGTCACATTACCCGATGCCCATCATTCTGCTGTATGCTAATTCAGAGGTCGTAGATtcgaaacttttcaagtcAACTTTActcattgataaatttgcCAAGGACTTTCCCAACGTTAAAGTGCTTGAGCTCAAATCTGTGTACAAATCACCtaaagagaagaaagaattctgGGGCCAGATTGTCCAGcatttgaaatcttttgtTCTGAACGTTTTTCAGAATAGATTGACGACCTATCAGGCCCAATTGAGTAGCATGAATAAAGATACGCATTGGGTAGAGCAAGTACGCTGTAGGGAAAATATATTGGAGCTATACATGGCAATGAATTTGTATGATGAAGCTACAAATGAGTTGAGAGAGATAAAACAATGCATTACGGAGCATACCAAAAGCGAGCTATCGAGCGGCACTTTAGAGGTTCCTTTCAAATTCTCTTGTGAGACACCAAGCCTGGCCAAATTAAGTGATGTGCTTTCGGATGGGATGCTTACGAAATACCACTCTCTCAAATATTTCTTCGTGAATGAGTTCCAACTGCTCGCACAAGATGATGCAAAAGAGGTGGATTTCCTGAGGATGTACAGATTgatcagcttcttccttcatTCAATCGAACAAAACTTCATTACAGAAGCCAATATTCTGGAGTTTAAGTGTTCTTTTCTAGACCATATTCTGGAACGACTGCCGCATACAAAATCTACTATGGGCGTGCAAATAAGAGCAGAGCTCGTTCTGGCAAAGCGTGACTGTTGGATCCAGGGTGTGCTTGCATGTACAGAATTTACTCTGATATCCAAgcaaatttcaattgatagGGATGCTTACACTTTTGGAAGTCTAAAAGAAACATATTCTGACGAAGCTACTTTTCATGAAAACTACTTGAAGCTTACGAAAAAAGCACTTTCTTTGTTTAATCAATGTGGTCGAAAGCGTCAAAGGACAGTTGATATCTTGTCTATTGAGATTGGTGTTCTGCACCATCAGAGAAGAGAACATGACAAAGCAGTTTCTTTATTTCTTTCGTGCTATGAATATTACATGGAGTCGAAGTGGGACGTAATTGGTTTGAAGCTGCTCAAGATATTTGTGGACTCTTTAATGAATTGCTCTGGGTTGAACGAGCTGAAGATTGATGACGAGGCTGTACCAGTTTCAATAATCTTGAGCAACGCATATCTGAATATTCTCAGAACTTCCTATAATGATAGCGAGAGGAGGCGCTGGTGGCAAAAGTTTTTACAGTTGAGCCGTGATCGACCAACAGGTCTAGTTTATGCCACAGATGGTTTATTTCATGTTCATACAACGGATCATGCATATCTTTCGCAACCTAACACTCTTAGCATTGATGTTTCTATCGACAATTACGGAATTCCAGAGGATCTTAAGGCTGATGCTGTTACACTTACATTCAAGAACTCAGATGACTTCTTTGTGCATTTTCAGCTACTAAATGTTGtacttgttgaaaatgagaAAATTTTAACACTTAACGCTACTGAAATTGCGTACGGTGATTTCAAACCAGTATCTCTTGAGATCGATATGGGTAGTACAACATTTGTTAAACAGTTCCTAGATGATGCAGTGCCTGGTATCCGAATCGAGCATTCGTATGATGCCCAGAGTGTTACGCTTGCAATTGAACAGGCAAGAGAGTTAAATTTGGGAGACTATGCATTAGAACTATCGTGTGTTAATCATGATAAAATCGCTTCCTCTGAGGCCATCATTACTGCGCAAAAGCACGATCAGACATCAGCATGCCCTTTAAGCTTTAGCCCGGATAGCGATATCATATGCGAGAAAATTACAAATGTAAATGAGAAGGTACTGATACGCTACTATCCGAAGGAATCAATTAGTTCTTTCACACTTCACGTCGTATTCTCATTCACCAAGACCTCGGGTGCAAGTAAGTTTTCCGAAACGAGTGTAGTAAAGATTGGTTGTTATCTTCCTGTCTCTGTATCAGTGGAGGACATATTCAAGAGAGACATGCtaattttcaaatttctccTTGGTTCTTCCACTACAGAGGAGCCTATCATTATGAGTGGCACCAAACTATTGCCACCTATTCCTGAAGATAGATACTCCATATCTGGCGGTTATAGTCCAGACTCACCATTGTATCTATCAGCAGATCCCGAAGAGAATTGCCTGAACTGTTACCAGATAACCACTTCAGACTTTTTCCAGTCAACAGATACCTTCAGTCTACACATTACATATAACACGCTTAAGGAGCAATTGGATGCTCTAGTAACAGATGCAGTGTTAGTTCAAGGTGATGTCGAGTGGTACAAAAAGTTCGAGGCTTGGAGCCTGGTATGGAAGCTATGCGTCCTGCCTTTGCTTTGCTATCAATATGATGCGTTCCGAGCTGGTTTAATTATTCAGCTGGTAAAAGATTCAATAAACCTAAAAGAATTTGGTAATCTTTTCCGGAAGATATCCATGAACCGCGATGTCAGTGAAACAATCATACATTGTTTAAGTCGACTGGTTAAAGGTGTTCGACTGTCAGAAATTGATATTAGTGCTTATTCGAAAAATGTTGTGCCAAGGAAGCTGATTGTGCCAGTAGAGCTACCTAGATTTGAGCAGTTCTTCTACGTGGAGTTTAAGAATAAGAAAGCCTCTGAATACGAACTTGGGAACCCCATTGAAGTCACAATTGAGATTGAGAGTTTGAATCAAACATGGGGACAAAATGGTTTAGCCGGATCTTTTGTGTTTGAAGTGGCTAGTAGCAATGAATGGCTGGTTCAtggaaagaaaagaatgcGTATCCCTTCGGAGAAGTCAGAGGTTCACTTGCATATAATTCCACTTAAACGGGGATACTTGCATTATCCAAAAGTGGATATTATCAACATAGATTCCGACGAACCAAGCAGAATTGACTATACAAATTATTACGACACTCTCTTGGTGTTTTAGATTTGTCATGGCTCTATGATATTTTAATTTTTGCAGGAGTATTCACGTATGGCGTTCAAAAGGTGGTCGGCATCTGGTTTGGCACTAACCACATGCGGCTGGATTCCGTTCTCATTCAGATATTTTTCAGTAGTAGGCCCAATGCTGGCAATCTTAATATCTTCCGCCAGTTtgttcttccaaagttccaaaatttcacctGTTCCTTGAGGACTAAATAGTACCATCCAACTGTTAGGTGAAGCAGCATCTTTAAATCTATCAGCATTATCATTGAGATCTACCGTCTTGTAAGTGACGACCTCTCTCACTTTGAGACCCTTATTGGACAGTTTTACTGGGATGATATCTCTTCGAATCTCACCAACGAGCAGCAATAGTTCACGGTGATTGTCGATTCTGTCGTCCTCAGCTAACAAGTCATTGTATATTATATCAGCTAATATACTACCAGTTCCTGCATCATCACCACCTTTGACAGTCTTGAAACCAACTCTTAGCAAAAAGTCTCTCGTTGCTGGACCGACAGCGTAGACAGTCTTATTTAGTAAGGCTTCTCGAAGCGATGGTGTAAGATTAGGTAAAACGGATTCACTCAAGCACTCAACCGTCCTCTGTGAAGTGACAATGATGTTGCTTAAGTTCTCGAGGTAAGCTTTATCGTGCACCAAATCCATTATCTCCTCCGGGACATGGGTATGTTTGATCAGCGGGATGAAGAATGGTTCAAACCCATTGTCTTCGAATGCAATCTCATATTTATCTAGCTGAGCAGTCTTGTTTTTGAGTAGAAGgactttcatcttcatccagaCGATCAACTTAAGCTGTTAATTTTACAAATTTGAGCTGAACTGCCTTTAAAAGCGTCTAATAAACACTTGGCTTCACAAATTCACAATAAGCAGATGAATTATTATATATAGGTTTATGAACACTACAAAATCCGCAGGGATGCTCCATTTCCGATGGACTTGGACTGATTACTCCCATTCAACAGTAGCAGGAGGCTTGGAAGTGATGTCGTAGGTGACTCTAGCGACACCGTCGACTTCGTTGACAATTCTAGAGGCAactcttttcaagaaatcgTGTTCGAATGGGAACCAATCCGCTGTCATGAAGTCAGTGGTTTCTATAGCTCTCAAAGCAATGACTTGTTCATAAGTCCTTTGATCACCCATGACACCGACAGATTTCACCGGTAATAGACAAGCAAATGCCTGAGAAATTTTATTGTACAAACCAGCGTTCTTGATCTCTGTGATATAAATGTGATCAGcttttcttgcaatttcCACTTGTTCTCTAGTGACTTCACCTAGAACACGGATAGCGATACCTGGACCTGGGAACGGGTGTCTCCAGACCAAATCATGCGGAATTCCCAAAAGCTCACCTAAATGTCTGACTTCATCCTTGAACAATTCTCTCAATGGTTcgatcaatttcaatttcatgTCCTCTAGTAGACCTCCGACGTTGTGATGAGTCTTGATGGTTTGGGAAGGGCCCTTGAAAGAGATAGATTCGATGACATCTGGGTACAAAGTACCTTGCAATAAGAACTCAATATCCTTTCCGTCCTTTGGTTGAATCTTTGCAGCTTCTCTCTCGAAGACGTGGATGAAAGTGTTACCGAtgatttttctcttcttctcagGGTCAGTAACACCCTTCAATTTGTCCAAGAACTCATCAGCGGCATCGACAACAGTCAAGTTAATACCCAAACCATCGACCAAAGTCTTCTTCACAGTCTGAGCCTCGTTCAATCTTAGAACACCGTTATCGACAAGAATTGCATGGAATCTATCACCGATAGCCTCAGTCATCAATTTGGAAGCAACAGTGGAATCAACACCACCAGAGACAGCACCAATGACTTCAGCAGTTGGTCCAACCAAAGTTCtaattctttgaatctcAGTGTCAATAAAGTTTTCCATGGTCCAGTTTTGCTTGGCTTGACAGATGGATGCAgcaaaattcttcaaaagagtTTTACCTTGAGTGGAATGAGTAACTTCTGGGTGAAATTGAATACCGTAGATCTGCTTAGTCTTGTGAGCAATACCACAGTATGGAGAGTTGTCAGAAGTAGCAATCACTTCGAAGTCCTTTGGTAAACCATGTAGTTTGTCACCATGAGACATCCAGACGGTAGAATGGTCGATCCCTTTGAACAAAGCATTCTCCTGATTCTTAACGTTCAAAGTAGCTGGTCCGTATTCTCTCTTGTCACCACGACCGACGTGTTCACAATTATCGATCCAAGCCAATTCCTGTAGACCATAACAGATACCCAAGATTGGAACGTTCAAGTCAAAGATAGCTTGATCAACATGTGGAGCACCTTTCTCGTACACAGAGTATGGACCACCAGAAAGAATGACACCCTTTGGTTTCCAACCCAATTCAGCTAATTTTTGGGTGCATGGCAACATCTCGGCATAGATGTTAAACTCTCTCAACCTCCTAGTGATCAAATGGGAGTATTGAGAACCAAAATCCAACACCAAGATGGTGTCGAACATATTTGAAACCTGTTCAGTCATCTTAAAAGCTAGTGGAGATTGCGTTTCGTTTCTGCTTGTCCCTAACAAACACAAATCAATAAACAGGTGAATCACCGGATGAGATACAATTTATAAGAGATAAACAATTCAAGATTAAACTTTTAATTAAATCTTCGAGCAgccgatgagatgagatagacatcaacatttttttttcactgaGAAGTCAAAGTTTAGCTCTTTTCAGACGACAATCATTACCCGGCTGGGCTTCAACTATTTAAGGAAGAAATAAATGGCGGctatttcttctccttgCCAATTACAACTATTGTAATGTTCGAAGATGTAAGCTGGTACGTGTGCGTTCAATAAAGTAGTATGTGATATATACGGATACTTTGGGCTAGCAGTGTGCTAATGAATCCGCAGATTGGCGATAGATGTTTCCGGTGACCTACTTGAGGAATGTCCCGGGAAATTCACTAAGGAACAAAGCAACATGCTCTAAGGAGGCTTTATACGTTACTGGTAATACCTAATCTCACTTGAGCAGGATACCCCATGGTTTGGGCTCGGATGGTATTGCCGCCGAGATATGACGTTACCCGTCCAAGTATGTGTTACCCGCCTCAGTCGCATCTTTCAAGCTTCAGCTCTTGCAGTATGGGGTGGAACTGTTGTGAAGGTCGTCGAGGGATCGCCATGGGGGAAACATCGTAGGGTGCTCAGGGCGGCCTAGTGGAGAACAAGGTAAATAGAGTAGTCTCGGCTACGTGAAAagatatcatcattgagGTTGTGCCAACTAAAGAACCACTTGAAATCCGATCGTATTTTAGGTCCATACTCCGCGGCGGAAATAATAGAACATTTTTaaatcaagaaagttaGTTTTGGCTTACGCTTGCACGCTCGCACCCATAGAACTTCAACAGCTCTCTATCAATGGGATCTTCAATCAACTACCCTGGTTTTGTGAGCAAGCCGCATTCAAAAAGTGACAATAAAGATAATGTATTGAATCAGAGTGCAAGACAAGGTCAAGGTTCTAatcatcaaaatatgaTTGTCGAGAGGGACGACTCCAAACTGTTTAGGCAGCATTTTAGTGCCAAAGCAAATTCTAAGAAGGTTCCCCCTATAGCTACACCATTAGCAACTTCTAATCTATCTTTGGCTTTAAAGAGCGGTGCTAATGGCAGTAAACCGAATGAAGGTACTCATGGGGAAGCAGCTGAAGAGATTgtagaagatgaagatgaagattaTTCTTCATGTGATGAAAAAAACGAggaatctttgaaagattatAAGCCAGGTGGTTATCATCCCGCTTTCAAAGGtgaaaaatacaagaatGGTAGGTACATCCTTGTGAGGAAGTTAGGATGGGGACATTTTTCGACTGTTTGGTTGGCAAAGGATTCACAAAGTCTCAAGAATACTCATGTTGCAATGAAGATTGTTAGAAGTGACAAAGTTTATACAGAGGCAGCagttgatgaaatcaagctgttgaaaagggTACGAAGTAATATTGGGGAAGATGTATTGGGGTCCCAGTATATCCTACGACTCTTGGATAACTTTATTCATTCTGGGCCCAATGGAGATCATATAGTCATGGTCTTTGAAGTGTTGGGAGAAAATTTGCTAGCTCTTATCAAGAAGTATGAGCATCGTGGAATTCCAATGATTTATGTTAAACAAATTTCCAAACAGCTACTATTGGGTTTGGATTATATGCATAGGCGGTGTGGTGTTATACACACCGATATCAAGCCCGAGAATGTATTGATGGAGATTGGTGACGTCGAGGGAATAGTGGAAATGGTTGAATTGATGGATAAACAAAAGAAAGATCTTAAAAGAGTGCATAAACAAACTTCGGTTGACTggtcgtcatcttcatcgcCTTACAAATCGCAATCTAATCAGCCATTGGCTTTGGTTTCAACTAATTCATCCACCAATATCTTAGAGTCCACTACGCCACTGCAAAAAGTTCCAAGCAGAAGACCAAGAAGGCATTCAATGATTACAGGTTCGCAACCTTTACCATCACCTTTGAGCTCCACTAATTTCCACGAGATGAAAGCACAATTCCTAGGGCAAAGTAATTCCAGTAGCCTCTCATCATCCCAATGGCAAAGTTTTGTTCACTCAAAGAGCAATGTTGCCATCCCTCATTCAAATAGCATGCTAAATGGGAACCGAAGTACCCAAATTAACGAAGAACAGCTGGCAAACTCCCTTTCATCACTAGATATATCCCAAGGTGAAGAAGCTATGGGGGATCCGATGAATCCTACATCTTTACCAACCACCGATACCAATGTTATAGAAATTAAGATTGCTGATTTAGGAAATGCCTGTTGGTATGATGAACATTATACTAGTTCTATTCAGACTAGAGAATATAGGGCACCAGAAGTTTTATTGGGGGCTCCATGGGGCTGTAGTGCGGACATTTGGTCCACTGCTTGCCTAATCTTCGAGTTGATTACTGGTGACCTTCTATTTGAGCCTGACGAGGGTCATTCCTATTCCAAGGATGATGATCATATTGCACAAATCTTAGAGTTGCTCGGTGAGCTTCCTTCTTACTTGCTTAATGAAGGCAGGTACACGAGgacttttttcaattctagAGGTCAATTGAGGAATATCTCAAAGCTGAAGCATTGGCCACTGAAGTCGGTGCTAACGGAGAAATACAATTTCTCACCAGAGGAAGCCCAAGAGATAAAAGATTTTCTATTACCTATGTTACATCTAGATCCAAGAAAAAGAGCAGATGCAGGTGGGATGGTGAACCATCCATGGCTGAATGATACTTTGGGGATGGAAAATATCGGTCTACCTGATAGGAAACTTTACGAAAGCGGTTCAGACATTCCTGGCTGGTATCAAGAAGTGACAGGTCATCCAAGACATTGAGACATATCATTCCTCTGAGCTATTTTCACATTGTACCATTTAAGGAAAATTTAACCTAACAAGAACGACAAATTTGTAACCAACCAGTACATAGATGTTGCTAACCACAATTGTATCAGTATCCATGAGTTTCTGGCCATTTTTTCGCGATGCTACAGCTATTTAATTGTTCGTTTAACTCGTATCACTCGTATCACTCCAGGTTAAACGAACACATAACCTCTCAGAGGAATTTGCATGAAACTGTTGAATGGTAACCTAGCAACTTCAACCGTTAGCAACAAAGAGTGGTTTCTCGTTTACGTTGTCTTAGTGACGAATTTTCAACTATATAAGATGGGTATtaattcaattgaataatGAAGTTTTACTGGAAATAAATAAAATATTAGAAAGAAAAACAAGCCCAAAAACAATGATTCCAACCATTAGAGCCTCCGCTACTCCAAAAAATTTGAGCTTGCTGGTTAGCAGTTACTTGGCGGCTACTGCCGGTTTAGCCTACTGGACTGGTTTGCAAAACAAGCAAGCTGAATCCTTGGTCAGGGCTAGAACCTCTAAAGGTTTTTAATCACGTATCCATCAAGTTTTAGTTTATTTTGTCTTTCTATTGAGTACAACTCGTTTGTTTGGTGTTTGGAAGATTAGATAATACAATTTTAAATTTATAGACTATATAGGAACATTATAAGATAAAAAAAATGTTCATTTGTTTCGTTTCTATcacattttcaaaagtctGACAGTTCAATGTTCACACAAATGCTGAGATTAGTGAGATTAAAAGCGCCAGGAAACCTGATTTGATTGGTACCATGTTGCCAAGGGCAGCGCCATTGCTTTTGGAGTTAGTTGAGCTCGTCGAACCGGTGGACGACCCTGAGTTTGTGGTGGTACCTCTAGTGGCAGACGAAGTGGCCACGGAAGTGGTTGACGAAGTTGTAGTGACATCGAACTGATTTGCTttgttttcatcagcaTAAGTGATAGTAGCCGAGATAGAATCACCGTTGGCATCCTTGATACCGTAGCTAACCGAAGTTGGAGCCTCATAGTTTGTCAAGATAGAGCCGATATTAGTGTTGTTGACACCATACTTGATCATTTGAGCAATTTCGTCAGGCTGAGAAGGCAAAGTGAAATTCTTGGTTCCAAAACCAGAATATGCAGAAGTAATATCTGAAGCATCACACTTGTAGATTGAATCACTCTTAACATCATCCTGCTTGATTTGTGGTAGAGTCAAATTCTTGTACTGGCCTTGCAAGTTCtcgaaatcttctttgtacTGCAAAGACCCATCTGAACTATCAAGATCGACTAAGCCGTAGTTGTTCTCGGCCTCTGCGTATTCAAAAATCAGACCACCAGAGAAAGTATCGACCAATCCACCGTATAACCCATCTGGCACTTCGTCAAAAGTTCTAGGCAAGTTTTTGTTGCAGCCGTATTCCGAGAAGATCAATGGGATTATCGCATCACTGAAAGTGCTATTCAGCTCATCGTAACCAGAAGACTGCCAGTCAGATGTCCCAGAGCACCATTGATAACTGTTCAAACCAAAAAAATCGGATCTTGACTCATGCAGTTCTTGTGATATCACAGACCCATCCATAGAGTTACATTGCAAGTATTTGAACGTAGCCAATCTCAACTGCACATTGTCTGCAGCCGAGTAACCAACGGGGATGGATCTGTTCGAGTTTTTAGCGATATACTGCTTCATATCACGTTGAACAGCACGAACATATTGAGGATCGATATCTGCGAAATCGGCATCATCGTTGATTACTTCATTCCCAGAAAAGAATCCCAAAACGTTTGGataattcttgaaagcatcgataaatttgaaaactCTTCTTAGATATTGTTCATTGTAAGATCCCGAAGGGTTAGAACGGTCCAAGTTTTCACCATAATTACCACTGTTGACATCCAATATCACATAAATACCCGCATTGTTAAAGATCGTCATACATTCGTCGTGATTTACGTCAGGGTTCAAAGAGTAAATCCTAACAGTGTTCACACCTAGCTGTTGGAACGCAAATGCATCTCTAGCACAAACCTCAGGATCCGAGAAAAGATCAGAATCTGAAGATCCATCATAAGCGGACGAGCCACCAGGTTGATAATCCACACCTTTCACAAAGAAAACCTCATTCTCATCAGAACTGTTTCGTGAAGATCCAGCCTTGATGAACCTATAACTCTTAATTTGGATGGGCAAAACGGCTTGAACCACTACCAATAGCTGTGCAAAAGCCAGCAGCACACTCGCGAACCTCATAGAGCCCAGCATCGATAGCTTTCGGCTTCTGAGAGATCTCCAAAGTGGTGTTTATCAGTTTACGATGACCATTGTTTATTTGTTTACAAGAATCGTGATATTTACCCTGTGTCAGTCATAGGATAAATAAAACAAGAAATGGCATTAATAGTAGTCAAGAACTCAATAATAGCATGAGAAGAGATGTACTCCTACAGCGAACCAAAACGTAGACCACAACGCATTTGCATTATGCTACATGTTGGATTAGCGTCTTCCCCGAAGGAAAGAACGCTAGGAGCGTGAGATTGCTCTACTTCCGGCCATTTGTGCTTGATAAGACATATGGAGGTGATAGAATGTCGCAGCTTGGTATTCCGGAAGGTTTTTTTGAATGTActtcttttcaaaccaGACGTTAGTTGTCTATATtagaatttttcactctttATATACTAAAAATTATTCAAGGCCCATCGCTCACTACgtaatgaaaaaattggaagTTTAAGAGAAATACAGGCTTCTCCTACCTCGTTAATGATTCGTTAACCGTTGCATTAGGGCCAACTGGTCACAAACAGTCATTGGGTAGTCTTATCTAAGTCAACGAGTAGTTTATAGCCAGACTTTTATCTTACCAAGCCCTCTAAAAGCTGGTGTTGAGTGCGGGTCACACACATTCTAC
This DNA window, taken from Torulaspora delbrueckii CBS 1146 chromosome 2, complete genome, encodes the following:
- the TRS130 gene encoding transport protein particle complex II subunit TRS130 (similar to Saccharomyces cerevisiae TRS130 (YMR218C); ancestral locus Anc_8.735); translated protein: MASKNEFAANSVLVSYFDPFDVFDALNEQFVEAFPLQNIHWKAPNGGLRTIEMVPVSLLTESKALESDTAASRLFLRFAAVNCISADDYRAKVRPLIRQWLPVNENGLWKEDLSHYPMPIILLYANSEVVDSKLFKSTLLIDKFAKDFPNVKVLELKSVYKSPKEKKEFWGQIVQHLKSFVLNVFQNRLTTYQAQLSSMNKDTHWVEQVRCRENILELYMAMNLYDEATNELREIKQCITEHTKSELSSGTLEVPFKFSCETPSLAKLSDVLSDGMLTKYHSLKYFFVNEFQLLAQDDAKEVDFLRMYRLISFFLHSIEQNFITEANILEFKCSFLDHILERLPHTKSTMGVQIRAELVLAKRDCWIQGVLACTEFTLISKQISIDRDAYTFGSLKETYSDEATFHENYLKLTKKALSLFNQCGRKRQRTVDILSIEIGVLHHQRREHDKAVSLFLSCYEYYMESKWDVIGLKLLKIFVDSLMNCSGLNELKIDDEAVPVSIILSNAYLNILRTSYNDSERRRWWQKFLQLSRDRPTGLVYATDGLFHVHTTDHAYLSQPNTLSIDVSIDNYGIPEDLKADAVTLTFKNSDDFFVHFQLLNVVLVENEKILTLNATEIAYGDFKPVSLEIDMGSTTFVKQFLDDAVPGIRIEHSYDAQSVTLAIEQARELNLGDYALELSCVNHDKIASSEAIITAQKHDQTSACPLSFSPDSDIICEKITNVNEKVLIRYYPKESISSFTLHVVFSFTKTSGASKFSETSVVKIGCYLPVSVSVEDIFKRDMLIFKFLLGSSTTEEPIIMSGTKLLPPIPEDRYSISGGYSPDSPLYLSADPEENCLNCYQITTSDFFQSTDTFSLHITYNTLKEQLDALVTDAVLVQGDVEWYKKFEAWSLVWKLCVLPLLCYQYDAFRAGLIIQLVKDSINLKEFGNLFRKISMNRDVSETIIHCLSRLVKGVRLSEIDISAYSKNVVPRKLIVPVELPRFEQFFYVEFKNKKASEYELGNPIEVTIEIESLNQTWGQNGLAGSFVFEVASSNEWLVHGKKRMRIPSEKSEVHLHIIPLKRGYLHYPKVDIINIDSDEPSRIDYTNYYDTLLVF
- the HEM4 gene encoding uroporphyrinogen-III synthase HEM4 (similar to Saccharomyces cerevisiae HEM4 (YOR278W); ancestral locus Anc_8.734), which encodes MKMKVLLLKNKTAQLDKYEIAFEDNGFEPFFIPLIKHTHVPEEIMDLVHDKAYLENLSNIIVTSQRTVECLSESVLPNLTPSLREALLNKTVYAVGPATRDFLLRVGFKTVKGGDDAGTGSILADIIYNDLLAEDDRIDNHRELLLLVGEIRRDIIPVKLSNKGLKVREVVTYKTVDLNDNADRFKDAASPNSWMVLFSPQGTGEILELWKNKLAEDIKIASIGPTTEKYLNENGIQPHVVSAKPDADHLLNAIREYSCKN
- the GUA1 gene encoding GMP synthase (glutamine-hydrolyzing) (similar to Saccharomyces cerevisiae GUA1 (YMR217W); ancestral locus Anc_8.733), translating into MFDTILVLDFGSQYSHLITRRLREFNIYAEMLPCTQKLAELGWKPKGVILSGGPYSVYEKGAPHVDQAIFDLNVPILGICYGLQELAWIDNCEHVGRGDKREYGPATLNVKNQENALFKGIDHSTVWMSHGDKLHGLPKDFEVIATSDNSPYCGIAHKTKQIYGIQFHPEVTHSTQGKTLLKNFAASICQAKQNWTMENFIDTEIQRIRTLVGPTAEVIGAVSGGVDSTVASKLMTEAIGDRFHAILVDNGVLRLNEAQTVKKTLVDGLGINLTVVDAADEFLDKLKGVTDPEKKRKIIGNTFIHVFEREAAKIQPKDGKDIEFLLQGTLYPDVIESISFKGPSQTIKTHHNVGGLLEDMKLKLIEPLRELFKDEVRHLGELLGIPHDLVWRHPFPGPGIAIRVLGEVTREQVEIARKADHIYITEIKNAGLYNKISQAFACLLPVKSVGVMGDQRTYEQVIALRAIETTDFMTADWFPFEHDFLKRVASRIVNEVDGVARVTYDITSKPPATVEWE
- the SKY1 gene encoding serine/threonine protein kinase SKY1 (similar to Saccharomyces cerevisiae SKY1 (YMR216C); ancestral locus Anc_8.732), whose translation is MGSSINYPGFVSKPHSKSDNKDNVLNQSARQGQGSNHQNMIVERDDSKLFRQHFSAKANSKKVPPIATPLATSNLSLALKSGANGSKPNEGTHGEAAEEIVEDEDEDYSSCDEKNEESLKDYKPGGYHPAFKGEKYKNGRYILVRKLGWGHFSTVWLAKDSQSLKNTHVAMKIVRSDKVYTEAAVDEIKLLKRVRSNIGEDVLGSQYILRLLDNFIHSGPNGDHIVMVFEVLGENLLALIKKYEHRGIPMIYVKQISKQLLLGLDYMHRRCGVIHTDIKPENVLMEIGDVEGIVEMVELMDKQKKDLKRVHKQTSVDWSSSSSPYKSQSNQPLALVSTNSSTNILESTTPLQKVPSRRPRRHSMITGSQPLPSPLSSTNFHEMKAQFLGQSNSSSLSSSQWQSFVHSKSNVAIPHSNSMLNGNRSTQINEEQLANSLSSLDISQGEEAMGDPMNPTSLPTTDTNVIEIKIADLGNACWYDEHYTSSIQTREYRAPEVLLGAPWGCSADIWSTACLIFELITGDLLFEPDEGHSYSKDDDHIAQILELLGELPSYLLNEGRYTRTFFNSRGQLRNISKLKHWPLKSVLTEKYNFSPEEAQEIKDFLLPMLHLDPRKRADAGGMVNHPWLNDTLGMENIGLPDRKLYESGSDIPGWYQEVTGHPRH
- the GAS3 gene encoding putative 1,3-beta-glucanosyltransferase (similar to Saccharomyces cerevisiae GAS3 (YMR215W); ancestral locus Anc_8.731) codes for the protein MLGSMRFASVLLAFAQLLVVVQAVLPIQIKSYRFIKAGSSRNSSDENEVFFVKGVDYQPGGSSAYDGSSDSDLFSDPEVCARDAFAFQQLGVNTVRIYSLNPDVNHDECMTIFNNAGIYVILDVNSGNYGENLDRSNPSGSYNEQYLRRVFKFIDAFKNYPNVLGFFSGNEVINDDADFADIDPQYVRAVQRDMKQYIAKNSNRSIPVGYSAADNVQLRLATFKYLQCNSMDGSVISQELHESRSDFFGLNSYQWCSGTSDWQSSGYDELNSTFSDAIIPLIFSEYGCNKNLPRTFDEVPDGLYGGLVDTFSGGLIFEYAEAENNYGLVDLDSSDGSLQYKEDFENLQGQYKNLTLPQIKQDDVKSDSIYKCDASDITSAYSGFGTKNFTLPSQPDEIAQMIKYGVNNTNIGSILTNYEAPTSVSYGIKDANGDSISATITYADENKANQFDVTTTSSTTSVATSSATRGTTTNSGSSTGSTSSTNSKSNGAALGNMVPIKSGFLALLISLISAFV